A single region of the Erythrobacter sp. genome encodes:
- a CDS encoding ABC transporter ATP-binding protein: protein MSEPILKIENLSKVYKGGVRALDGVDLEIRRGEIFALLGPNGAGKTTLIGAVCGLVRPTSGTITAFGYDMASDWRVARRRIGLVPQELSTDMFEQVQHAVAYSRGLFGRSPDKAKIDEILQSLSLYEKRSAQIRELSGGMKRRVLIAKALAHEPELLFLDEPTAGVDVELRKGMWDQIAALREQGVTIILTTHYIEEAEEMADRVGIIRGGRILMVEDKETIMERLGTTEAVIALAEPLGALPDAIRAFPVEVRAEGRELVYRGGDGKGRGRAEIADLTKALVAAGIDYVGIDIHDSSLEDIFVSLVAEGQGA from the coding sequence GTGAGCGAACCCATCCTGAAAATCGAGAATCTCTCAAAGGTCTACAAGGGCGGCGTGCGCGCGCTCGACGGCGTGGACCTTGAGATCCGGCGCGGCGAAATCTTCGCCCTGCTTGGCCCCAACGGCGCGGGCAAGACAACGCTGATCGGAGCGGTCTGCGGGCTCGTGCGGCCGACTTCGGGGACGATCACCGCCTTCGGATACGACATGGCAAGCGACTGGCGCGTGGCGCGTCGGCGGATCGGGCTGGTCCCGCAGGAATTGTCGACCGATATGTTCGAACAGGTCCAGCACGCGGTCGCCTATTCGCGCGGGCTGTTCGGGCGCTCGCCGGACAAGGCGAAAATCGACGAGATCCTGCAATCCCTCAGCCTCTATGAGAAACGCTCGGCGCAAATCCGCGAGCTGTCGGGGGGTATGAAGCGCCGCGTCCTCATCGCCAAGGCGCTGGCCCACGAACCCGAACTCCTGTTTCTCGACGAGCCGACTGCGGGGGTGGACGTCGAACTGCGCAAGGGGATGTGGGACCAGATCGCGGCGCTGCGCGAACAGGGCGTCACGATCATCCTGACCACGCATTATATCGAGGAGGCGGAGGAAATGGCCGACCGCGTCGGCATCATTCGCGGCGGCCGCATCCTCATGGTCGAGGACAAGGAGACCATCATGGAGCGGCTCGGCACGACCGAGGCTGTCATCGCGCTCGCCGAACCGCTGGGCGCGCTGCCCGATGCGATCCGGGCCTTCCCGGTCGAGGTCAGGGCCGAGGGCCGCGAACTGGTCTATCGCGGCGGCGACGGCAAGGGCCGGGGACGGGCCGAGATCGCCGATTTGACCAAGGCGCTGGTCGCTGCCGGCATCGATTATGTCGGCATCGACATCCACGACAGCTCGCTCGAGGACATCTTCGTTTCGCTGGTGGCCGAAGGGCAGGGCGCATGA
- the coaD gene encoding pantetheine-phosphate adenylyltransferase: MSTRVGIYPGTFDPITKGHADIIRRGAKLVDRLIIGVTTNPSKNPMFETQERFAMVEREVAAMGLDNVEVVGFNALLVKFAQKQGASVIIRGLRAVADFEYEYQMAGMNQQLDEEIETVFLMADVSLQPIASKLVKEIALYGGDISRFVSAEVESEVLERVKRIGLKGDY; the protein is encoded by the coding sequence ATGAGTACCCGCGTCGGGATATATCCCGGGACTTTCGATCCCATCACGAAAGGCCATGCCGACATCATCCGGCGCGGCGCGAAACTGGTCGACCGGCTGATCATCGGGGTCACCACCAATCCGTCGAAGAACCCCATGTTCGAGACGCAGGAACGCTTCGCCATGGTCGAGCGCGAGGTCGCCGCCATGGGCCTCGACAATGTCGAAGTCGTCGGCTTCAATGCGCTGCTGGTGAAATTCGCGCAGAAGCAGGGCGCCTCCGTCATCATCCGCGGCCTGCGCGCGGTGGCGGATTTCGAATACGAATACCAGATGGCGGGCATGAACCAGCAATTGGACGAGGAAATCGAGACGGTCTTCCTCATGGCTGACGTCTCGCTCCAGCCGATCGCGTCGAAACTGGTCAAGGAAATCGCGCTTTATGGCGGTGACATCTCCCGCTTCGTCAGTGCCGAGGTCGAGTCCGAAGTGCTGGAGCGGGTCAAGCGGATCGGGCTCAAGGGCGATTACTGA
- a CDS encoding peptidylprolyl isomerase has product MTTGEAAKEREEVAPAGPRLYEKVNYDMNEDRENIWLLDLSNGERVAIRLMPDWAPKHVERIKTLTRQGFYDGVIFHRVIDGFMAQGGDPTGTGQGGSDLPDLEAEFNAMPHVRGTVSMARANEENSANSQFFIVFYPRFSLDKRYTNFGRVIDNIAAVDAIQRGEPPQNPTRILQASIASDNVPPPAITAPPAMEQDITADMLSAPVQQ; this is encoded by the coding sequence ATGACGACCGGCGAAGCCGCCAAGGAGCGCGAGGAAGTCGCGCCTGCCGGCCCGCGCCTCTACGAAAAGGTCAATTACGACATGAACGAGGACCGCGAGAACATCTGGCTGCTCGACCTGTCGAACGGCGAGAGAGTCGCGATCCGGCTGATGCCCGACTGGGCGCCGAAACACGTCGAACGGATCAAGACGCTGACCCGGCAGGGCTTTTACGACGGGGTGATCTTCCACCGCGTGATCGACGGTTTCATGGCCCAGGGCGGCGATCCGACCGGGACCGGGCAGGGCGGGTCCGACCTTCCCGACCTCGAGGCCGAGTTCAACGCCATGCCGCACGTGCGCGGGACCGTTTCGATGGCCCGCGCGAACGAGGAGAACAGCGCGAACAGCCAGTTCTTCATCGTGTTCTACCCGCGTTTCAGCCTCGACAAGCGCTACACCAACTTCGGCCGGGTGATCGACAACATCGCCGCAGTCGACGCGATCCAGCGGGGCGAGCCGCCGCAGAACCCGACCCGCATCCTGCAGGCATCGATCGCCTCCGACAACGTGCCGCCGCCCGCGATCACCGCCCCGCCCGCGATGGAGCAGGACATCACCGCCGATATGCTGAGCGCGCCCGTCCAGCAGTAA
- the queA gene encoding tRNA preQ1(34) S-adenosylmethionine ribosyltransferase-isomerase QueA, which produces MRVDLFDFDLPQDLIALRPVRPRDAARMLLVRGTDPAAPMEDKGVLDLPDLLEPGDVLVFNDTRVIPAQLEGRRRDGEAKIGATLHKRIDLRRWQAFLKNAKRVKEGDALVFGGGVTAIAEARHGDDSVTLFFEGEEPVEVLLDRAGTMPLPPYIASKRAIDEADREDYQTMFAAKDGAVAAPTASLHFTQRLVDALDERGILRETLTLHVGAGTFLPVKAEDTDDHQMHAEFGVIRPDVAERLNAVRAAGKRIVAVGTTSLRLLESAARPDRTIAPFEGDTDIFITPGYTFNAVDGLMTNFHLPKSTLMMLVSALMTRERMMAAYAHAIEQRYRFYSYGDSSLLLPGG; this is translated from the coding sequence ATGCGTGTCGACCTCTTCGATTTCGATCTTCCCCAGGACCTCATCGCCCTGCGGCCGGTGCGGCCGCGCGATGCGGCGCGAATGCTGCTCGTGCGCGGGACGGACCCCGCCGCCCCGATGGAAGACAAGGGCGTCCTCGACTTGCCGGACCTGCTCGAGCCGGGCGATGTCCTCGTCTTCAACGACACACGCGTCATCCCGGCCCAGCTCGAAGGGCGGCGCAGGGACGGCGAGGCGAAGATCGGCGCGACTCTCCACAAGCGGATCGACCTTCGCCGCTGGCAGGCATTCCTCAAGAACGCGAAACGGGTGAAGGAAGGCGACGCGCTGGTCTTCGGCGGCGGTGTCACCGCGATTGCCGAGGCACGCCACGGTGACGATTCGGTCACGCTGTTCTTCGAGGGCGAGGAACCGGTCGAGGTCCTGCTCGACCGCGCCGGGACCATGCCGTTGCCGCCCTACATCGCGTCCAAGCGCGCGATCGACGAGGCCGACCGCGAGGATTACCAGACCATGTTCGCGGCGAAGGACGGTGCGGTGGCGGCGCCCACCGCCTCGCTCCATTTTACGCAAAGGCTGGTCGATGCGCTCGACGAGCGCGGCATCCTCCGCGAAACGCTGACACTGCACGTGGGCGCGGGGACCTTCCTCCCGGTCAAGGCCGAGGACACCGACGACCACCAGATGCACGCGGAATTCGGCGTGATCCGCCCCGACGTGGCCGAGCGTCTCAACGCCGTGCGGGCAGCGGGCAAGCGGATCGTCGCGGTCGGCACGACGTCGCTGCGCCTGCTCGAAAGCGCCGCCCGTCCCGACCGCACCATCGCGCCCTTCGAGGGCGACACCGACATCTTCATCACGCCCGGCTACACCTTCAACGCGGTCGACGGGCTGATGACCAATTTCCACCTGCCCAAATCGACGCTGATGATGCTGGTGAGCGCCCTGATGACCCGCGAGCGCATGATGGCGGCCTATGCCCACGCGATCGAGCAGCGCTACCGCTTCTATTCGTACGGCGACTCTTCGCTTCTCCTGCCCGGCGGTTGA